The segment TTTTACCACAAGACGGCCGACGAGATCATGGTGCCACGTGTCGATATGGTCGGCGTCAACTATCACTGGGCATATCATCAGACGCTGAGCTATGCGGTCGACACGGGCTACTCACGACTGCCTGTCTACGATGGGTCGCAAGACAGTATCCGTGGGGTGCTTTATGTGAAGGATCTCCTCCCTCACATGCACGAGGAGGACACCTTTCCCTGGCAGAAGATCATCCGGCAAGCTTACTTCGTACCGGAGAATAAGAAGATCGACACGCTGCTGGAGGAGTTACAACAGGAGCGTATCCACATGGCGATCGTAATCGACGAGTTTGGCGGGACATCAGGACTGATCACGCTAGAGGACATCCTCGAGGAGATCGTCGGTGAGATCGTCGATGAGTACGACGATGAGGATCCACCCTACGTACGTCTCGCTGAGGGGGTCTATCTGATCGATGGAGGTATGTCGCTGATCGATCTTTGCAAGCTGCTCGATGTAGAGCCTGAGTACTTTGCGCCACACTACGAGGAGGTCGACACGGTCGGGGGCTTGTTTCTAGAGGTGCTACAAGAGATTCCCCAGGTGGGTCAGCAGATAACGATCTCAGACATTGACTTCACCGTGACGCGCATGGATCGCCACCGTATCATGCAGCTCAAGATGCGTCTGCATCCCAAAGAGCAAGGCGAGACGCAGGGCGATAGTCAGACAGAGCCTCAGGCGTGACCTACTCACAGCTAGACCTCCCGCTAGGCGGGGCACTCTACGTCGCAGAGCTACCCTCTGGCATCGCGCCCTGCCTATCTAACTACCGTACGCTGACGCAGCAGCTCCTCAACGAGATCGCTCCTAGAGAGACAGTTTGGCGATTGATGCACCTACCCTCGGGTGCTCCCCGTCTTGTCTCGCCTGACCGTGATTACAGTATCTCTATATCCCACAGCGGTAGCTACGTTGCCCTCGTCATTTGCGAGGGGCTGCACGGTATCGGCGTAGATCTACAAATTGCTAGTGATAAGTTGCCACAGATAGCTCCGAGGTTTATGTCTCCCGCTGAGCTAACTCACTATCATCACCTGCTTGCACCCGAGGAGCCTCAGGTTGCTTGCGAATGGCTCTACACGGTGTGGGGACTCAAAGAGGCTGCTTACAAAGCCTACCCGCCAAAGGTCAAGCGACACCTAGCGACCAACTACATCGTCTCACCGCCCGAAGGCTCCGTCTCTGCGAGCCTGTATAGTGACGAGAGGGGCGATTCGATCGCCCGCTACACCATCTATGCCGACGATGGGGGCGACCGCCCCACCCTCCTCACAGGCTACCTCCTTCGTAGCATCACGACAGCACCATACCACCTCACCTATGTGCTAGACACAGGAGGTGCCGTCCTACCGGCTGAATAGCTGAAGCTGATGGTCTCTTTCACTTAAAAGATCGCCAAACGCTTCCCAATAATCGTCTAGTGCCCCTCTAGCAACTGCTGTTTCCCCCAATATTTCGAAAACTCTGAAGTGGGACTGCTTGTTTATTCAATTAAATGTCGTATCTTTGCACCACGAACGGCACGAAGGGGGCATTTTTCCCCACGATGTACCGATCAGAATCTTCGGGGTGTAGCGCAGTCCGGTTAGCGCACCTGCTTTGGGAGCAGGGGGTCCCAGGTTCGAATCCTGGTACCCCGACAGAAAAGCTTAAAACGACAGCTTAAAACGACAGTAGAGTGGCAATTGCCGCTCTATTGTCGTTTATAGAGGATACGACAAGGTGGATTGTCTAACTATCTAACCGCTTTGAGACATGTATACAGAAGAACAATATAGATATGCTCTAGCTCGTGTGGAGGCACTCCTGCCTCGTATGGAGGATGAGACAATGAGTGCGCCCGAAGAGCAGGAGTTGGCGATTATGAGTGATGTGGTCGCCTCGTACGAAGAGGAGCATTATCCGCTAGAGAGCCTAACGCTAGGCGAACTAATCAGCTATGCCCTCAAGGAACAGGGCAAGTCTCAGGCAGAGCTAGCCCGTGAACTGGGGATCTCTCCATCTCGTGTGAGTGACTTCGTCAATGACAAGAGCGAGCCATCGCTCTCGCTAGCGGGGCGCATCTGTCAAGCACTGGGACTCTCTGCCGAGCTGGTGCTAGGCTGTGCTACACCAACCTATGCGTAGCTAGTTCGAAAAAAGACTTAGCGCTGGCTCTAGTGCTACTAGGATCTAATCTCTAATCTCTAAGGTCTAACCTCTTTTTCGTACCTTTGATCCTACAAGAGAGACTATAAAGAAATGACAAACAATACTTCTACCCAGCGCGATACCGCTGCGGTCAGCTACGATAAGAAGGTAGCCGTCGTAGGCGCCGGCTCCATGGGGCGCAGCATAGCCATCTGCCTGGCCATGCATCATATACCTACCGTCATACAGGCACGATCTTTGGATCGTCAGAAGCGGGCTATTCCACTCCTCGAGCAGTCACTGGCGGAGTGTGGCGAGCTCTTCGACTGGAGCGAAGAGGAGCAGCAGGAGTTGCTCAGCCGCATCAAGGTGACTGTGGACAATGCAGACATTGTCTCCGCCAACCTCGTCATAGAGGCGACCAGTGGCACCCTAGAGGAGCACAAAGACCTCTACCGCGACCTCGATGCTGTCCTCAGCGAAGGGACGATCATCGCTTCGATCACTTCATCGATCAGCATCACGGAGCTAGGCAACGCTACACAGCGTCCATCGCTTGTGGCAGGGATGCACTTCTTCAACCCTGTACCGCTCATTGACCTTGTCGAGATCGTCTCGTCACAGCACACTTCGCAAGAGACGCTAGAGCAGATACAAGAGCTGTGCGATGCGATGGGCAAGGATACGGTCTACGTCGAGGACTCGCCAGGATACATCGTCAATCGTATGCTCATACCGATGATCAACGAGGCGATCACCGAGCTGGCTCAAGGCATCGGCTCTATCGAAGATATAGACCGTGCGATGCGCATCGGCGCCAGTCACCCGATGGGACCGCTAGAGCTGGCAGATTGGATCGGTCTAGACACTTGTCTGGAGATCTTGGAGGGGCTCTTCGCTGAGTTTATGGATAGCAAGTATCGTCCGCACCCACTACTACGTAGGAAGGTACGCGCCGGACAGCTCGGGCGCAAGGTAGGCGTGGGCTTCTACCGCTATACCCCAGAGGAAGAGGAACAGTCGTAACAGTAGTCTCGTTTTATAGCAACACGCTTGAGATGCAAGTCAAGATCCTCGGTTGTGGCTCTGCACGTCCCACACGGCATCACCTTCCCTCGGCACAAGTACTGACCGTCGCAGGGCATCATTACCTGATAGATGCTGGCGAAGGGGCGCAGCACTCGCTGATCCTAGCGGGCTATAAGATCACGCAGCTGGAGGCGCTCTTTATCTCTCACGCTCATGGGGATCATTGCTTCGGACTACCAGGGCTACTCACCTCGATGGCACACGTAGGGCGCACAAAGCCGCTCACCATCGTGACGACAGCCGAGGTGGCTGACTACATACGCTACATCGAGGAGCATCACATCGAGGAGAGTCCTTACGAGCTCTCTGTGGTCATAGCTCCGAGTGATGAGGTCTCCCAGGCTATCTATTCCGACCCTTGGCTACAAGTCGACACGTTGCCACTACGGCACCGTACGAGCGCCATCGGCTTCCTCTGCCGTGAGCATTGTATGCCGAGGCGGATAGATCCTATGGCTACCGACTTTTATCAAATTCCCCACACGGCTATGCATGCCCTACAAATGGGGCTAGACTACGTACCTTCAGGTGGAGGGCGCATTATCCCCAATCGTGAACTGACGAAGCCGGGTCGCCCATCTCGCTCCTACGCTTATCTCTCAGACACGCTCCCAGCGTGGCATCTGGTAGAGCAGATACGAGGTGTAGACCTCCTCTACCACGAGAGCACTTACAGTGAGGAGTTTCGTGACCGTGCGGAGACCTATGGGCACTCGACAGCACGACAAGCCGCAGAGGTGGCACGGGCGGCCGAGGTGGGTCAACTGCTCTTGGGGCACTACTCAGGTCGCTATGACGACCTGTCGAAGTTGCTTAGTGAGGCTCAAGAGGTCTTTCCCAATAGCTTTACAACCCAAGAGGGGGATCTATACGAAGTATAAAGCTTTGCTCAAAACGCAATTGACAGAACCATGAGTAGCCGTATCAAGAGTCTCTTTAAGGATACCGTCATCTACGGAGCGACGACTATGCTCAGTCGCTTCCTCGGCTGGGCGCTCTTCCCGCTCTATGTGTATCAGCTGCCCTCGCCTGCCGACTATGGTATCGTGACCAATCTGTATGCGTGGGTGGCGCTGCTCCTGATCCTCCTAACGTATGGGATGGAGACGGGCTTCTTCCGCTTCAGTCGTGAGGGTGACGGGCGCAAAGTGTATGCCAATAGTTTGCGTACGCTAGGCACCAGTTCGCTCCTCTTCCTCATCTTGGGCTTGCTTTTTGTCAAGCCAATCGGAGCAGCTCTAGGGTATGCCGACATGCTGCGCCCCGTGGCGATGCTGATCGTGATCGTCGCGATCGATGCCTTCACCAGTATCCCCTTTGCCTATCTGCGCTATACCAATCAAGCCTTGCGATATGGCTTGATCAAGATAGGCTACGTACTCCTCACGGTGGCGCTCAACCTCTTCTTCCTACTAGTCTGCCCTTGGCTCCAGAGGGTGGCGCCTGGAGCGGTCGACTGGTGGTACGAACCAGGGCTAGGTGTCGAATATATCTTCCTCTCGAACATGATCGCCAATATCATCCTCCTACTGGTCTTGATACCCTATATGAAGCAGGCACGTGGTGGAGGACGCTTCGACTGGGGGCTGCTTCGTCGTATGCTCCACTACTCGCTGCCGATGGTCTTGCTCGGCATAGCGGGCAACTTCAACAAGATGGCGGACAAGATCATCTTCCCGATGCTCTTTGAGGATCAAACCTTTGCCAATACACAACTTGGCATCTATAGTGCGGGGTACAAGATAGCGGTCGTCATCGTCATGTTTACGCAAGCCTTCCGCTTTGCTTACGAGCCCTTTATCTTCCAGCGAGGTAAGGAGGGCGAACTCTCGGCAGACGAAGAGGCAGCTGCAGAGCAAGAGCGACGCATCACCTATGCGAAAGCGATGCACTACTACTTGCTCTCGGCGATCTTTATCTACGTCGCTGTGATGTGCTACCTCGACCTACTCAAGGTGCTGATCAGCCCCGCCTACTACGACGGGCTACGGGTCGTGCCCTACGTAATGCTTGGGGAGGTGCTCTTCGGCATTTACTACAATCTATCGCTCTGGTACAAGCTGACCGACCGCACTTATTGGGGTGGTATCATCTCCACGGCCGGCTGTCTGCTGACGGTGGCGATCATCGTGTGGGGCGCACCGCACTGGGGCTTTATGGCGTGTGCCTACGCCTCGGTGGTGAGCAACCTCCTACTGGTCCTCGTCTCCTACTTCCTCGGGCGCAAGTACTACCCCGTGCCGTACCAACTAGGAGCGACGGCAGGTTATTTCGTCGTGGGCGCCATCACCGTAGGGCTCGTCTTGTGGATTTATGGTGCGATACCTGCGATGTGGATGCGTCTGCTACTCAGTACCGTGGTTTTAGTCGCACTCACTGGGTATATCGTCTGGCGCGAGCACCTGGTCAAGGCGTTTGCGCCGATCTTGCGCCGTCTGCGCCACAAAGCGGATCGATAAAAGTCAGAAAGGTCGAAATACACACTTTTGGGGATACGACCGAAAAAGAGAAGGCTCAATTGCTTTTATCTAGCGATTGAGCCTTCTCTTTTTATACCATCCAAGCCCCCTTGCAACAAAAAGTAGCTGTAGCGAAGCTAGGGAGTAGAAGTTGTCTGCCGCTTTAGATCCTCAGCCATTCGGTGTTTGTGGCATGTCCCTTGGAAGGGCGTCTCTTCAATAAATGTTCGGGCGTTGCCTTCGTCTCTTTTATCTGTTTCATCGTACTACTCATAATTATCTTACTTACGAGTCTACTTTTTACAGGGTTAGACAGTGCGGAATTGGGCACCCTCTGGAAGCGACGACGCTAGAGCAGGTGGCGCTCAGCGTGGTAGGAGGAGCGTACAAGAGGACCGCTCTCCACATGACGGAAGCCCTTGCCTAGAGCTATCTCCCGAAGCTCGGCAAAGCGGTCGGGATGCACATACTCCTGCACGGGATAGTGACGACGGGTGGGTTGGAGGTATTGACCCAACGTGAGAATACTACAGTCTACTTGACGCAGATCGTCCATCGTCTCGAGGATCTCCTCCTGCGTCTCGCCGAGACCGAGCA is part of the Porphyromonas asaccharolytica DSM 20707 genome and harbors:
- a CDS encoding hemolysin family protein; translation: MGDAFLLSLFGGIVYSNPIVWIDAIPLLIILFLLLCSAFMSSNEVAFFSLTPQEVQQIKEQEHPNDPRLLQLLSHSEQLLATILIGNNAVNVAITILCAWFVGEHWDFSANRAAGFIIQTVLITFLLLLFGEIIPKIYAQRHPLSFIRMTAPAVSGLYKGIAWCSKGLIKTSKLLGSNAKKGHELSVDDLSEAVALTTEGDNKETEMIHEIVKFYHKTADEIMVPRVDMVGVNYHWAYHQTLSYAVDTGYSRLPVYDGSQDSIRGVLYVKDLLPHMHEEDTFPWQKIIRQAYFVPENKKIDTLLEELQQERIHMAIVIDEFGGTSGLITLEDILEEIVGEIVDEYDDEDPPYVRLAEGVYLIDGGMSLIDLCKLLDVEPEYFAPHYEEVDTVGGLFLEVLQEIPQVGQQITISDIDFTVTRMDRHRIMQLKMRLHPKEQGETQGDSQTEPQA
- a CDS encoding 4'-phosphopantetheinyl transferase family protein codes for the protein MTYSQLDLPLGGALYVAELPSGIAPCLSNYRTLTQQLLNEIAPRETVWRLMHLPSGAPRLVSPDRDYSISISHSGSYVALVICEGLHGIGVDLQIASDKLPQIAPRFMSPAELTHYHHLLAPEEPQVACEWLYTVWGLKEAAYKAYPPKVKRHLATNYIVSPPEGSVSASLYSDERGDSIARYTIYADDGGDRPTLLTGYLLRSITTAPYHLTYVLDTGGAVLPAE
- a CDS encoding helix-turn-helix domain-containing protein encodes the protein MYTEEQYRYALARVEALLPRMEDETMSAPEEQELAIMSDVVASYEEEHYPLESLTLGELISYALKEQGKSQAELARELGISPSRVSDFVNDKSEPSLSLAGRICQALGLSAELVLGCATPTYA
- a CDS encoding 3-hydroxyacyl-CoA dehydrogenase family protein gives rise to the protein MTNNTSTQRDTAAVSYDKKVAVVGAGSMGRSIAICLAMHHIPTVIQARSLDRQKRAIPLLEQSLAECGELFDWSEEEQQELLSRIKVTVDNADIVSANLVIEATSGTLEEHKDLYRDLDAVLSEGTIIASITSSISITELGNATQRPSLVAGMHFFNPVPLIDLVEIVSSQHTSQETLEQIQELCDAMGKDTVYVEDSPGYIVNRMLIPMINEAITELAQGIGSIEDIDRAMRIGASHPMGPLELADWIGLDTCLEILEGLFAEFMDSKYRPHPLLRRKVRAGQLGRKVGVGFYRYTPEEEEQS
- a CDS encoding ribonuclease Z: MQVKILGCGSARPTRHHLPSAQVLTVAGHHYLIDAGEGAQHSLILAGYKITQLEALFISHAHGDHCFGLPGLLTSMAHVGRTKPLTIVTTAEVADYIRYIEEHHIEESPYELSVVIAPSDEVSQAIYSDPWLQVDTLPLRHRTSAIGFLCREHCMPRRIDPMATDFYQIPHTAMHALQMGLDYVPSGGGRIIPNRELTKPGRPSRSYAYLSDTLPAWHLVEQIRGVDLLYHESTYSEEFRDRAETYGHSTARQAAEVARAAEVGQLLLGHYSGRYDDLSKLLSEAQEVFPNSFTTQEGDLYEV
- a CDS encoding lipopolysaccharide biosynthesis protein, which codes for MSSRIKSLFKDTVIYGATTMLSRFLGWALFPLYVYQLPSPADYGIVTNLYAWVALLLILLTYGMETGFFRFSREGDGRKVYANSLRTLGTSSLLFLILGLLFVKPIGAALGYADMLRPVAMLIVIVAIDAFTSIPFAYLRYTNQALRYGLIKIGYVLLTVALNLFFLLVCPWLQRVAPGAVDWWYEPGLGVEYIFLSNMIANIILLLVLIPYMKQARGGGRFDWGLLRRMLHYSLPMVLLGIAGNFNKMADKIIFPMLFEDQTFANTQLGIYSAGYKIAVVIVMFTQAFRFAYEPFIFQRGKEGELSADEEAAAEQERRITYAKAMHYYLLSAIFIYVAVMCYLDLLKVLISPAYYDGLRVVPYVMLGEVLFGIYYNLSLWYKLTDRTYWGGIISTAGCLLTVAIIVWGAPHWGFMACAYASVVSNLLLVLVSYFLGRKYYPVPYQLGATAGYFVVGAITVGLVLWIYGAIPAMWMRLLLSTVVLVALTGYIVWREHLVKAFAPILRRLRHKADR